ATCGACCTTCCGCGCCAGGGCACTGGTGTGATGGGTCATCATGTTGCTGGCCTCGACTCGTGCAGGGTCAGCGCCATGATCAGCTGGGCCGCCTCGTGCCGGGCGTCGTGCAGCGCGTGGTGCCGGATCCCCTCGAAGGGCAGGTCAGCGGCTTCCCAGTAGAGGTCCAGCAGCGTGCGCATGCAGCGCTCGTTGCGGAAGAACCAGGGCGCGTCCCGCCTGAAGGCTCGATAGGCGCTGGTCAGGATGGTGCACTCGAAGCTCGGGCCTTTGCCCCAGACCAAGAACCGGTCGCCGGCGGCGGTCTGCTGCAGCCAGGCCTCAAGGTCTGTCAGCGCCTGGTACAGGCTGCCGGCCTCCTGTGAGCCGTCGACCTCCTGGCGCGCGTCCACATCCTGGCGCATCCACCATTCCATGGTGTCGCCGTCGACAGCGCAGCCGACGTCCAGCGCCGTCTCCAGCTGCACACGGACGTAGAACTCGCCCACTGGTACTCGATCCCGCACCGCCACCGCGCCGATGCTCACGATGGCAGCATTGGGCAGGGTGCTCATGGTCTCGAGGTCGATCACGACGTCCAGCCGGCTCATGCCGTCAGCTCCCGATCAGCCGCGACGAGCTTGTCGGCCAGACCGTGGGCTGCCTGCCACTTCGCCAGGGCGTCACCATGCTTGGTAAGGCTGCGGCAGTGCACCAACTCGCGACGGTGGCCGCTGTGGACAATCCGGCGGCCGGTTTCGAGCTGAACAGTGGATACCTGCGCGCAATCCACAACGGCAGGGTGAAGCAGAACCTGTGCGCTCATGGCGAAGGCCTCGATGGGGAAGGGGGAGAAAAGGGCCAGGCCGCGCCGCTGGGGAAGCGGTGATGGTGCGACCTGGCGAAAAGGGTGCCGGCGGCAGGGTTTCCCCTGGGCCGGCGGTGATGCAGTGCCAGCTCCTGTTGGCGCTTGCCAGCTGGCGCGACGTCCGGTCTTCTGC
The window above is part of the Pseudomonas oryzihabitans genome. Proteins encoded here:
- a CDS encoding 3'-5' exonuclease — encoded protein: MSRLDVVIDLETMSTLPNAAIVSIGAVAVRDRVPVGEFYVRVQLETALDVGCAVDGDTMEWWMRQDVDARQEVDGSQEAGSLYQALTDLEAWLQQTAAGDRFLVWGKGPSFECTILTSAYRAFRRDAPWFFRNERCMRTLLDLYWEAADLPFEGIRHHALHDARHEAAQLIMALTLHESRPAT